The following proteins come from a genomic window of Gottfriedia acidiceleris:
- a CDS encoding NAD-dependent malic enzyme, with product MNVLESVPEDVILTTLKGKEVLSNPFLNKGTAFTKEEREELGLEGLLPPQVITLDEQVNRVYEQYSMRTTNLFKNGLLYDLYNRNVVLFYRLLKEHLAEMLPIIYTPTVGDAIQSYSHRYRRSDGLYLSIDNPEGIEKAFNNLGKSSNGIDLIVVTDSESILGIGDQGIGGINIAIGKLAVYTAAAGIDPTRVLPIVLDVGTNNQALIEDPMYIGNKFARVRGDRYDQFIDLFVQNARKFFPEVLIHWEDLGNVNARKILDKYGDKFLTFNDDIQGTGAVTLAAIMSALKVTGESLKDQRIIVFGPGAAGIGNADQMADAMVLEGSTREEAFDRFWAVDYRGLLTDETPDVLHFQKPYARKVDEVKDWAKNEEGIISLMEVVKRVKPTILIGTSGQAGAFTEEIIKEMALHVERPIIMPMSNPTALTEAVPENLIKWTDGKALIATGSPFANVEYKGVSYEIGQSNNAFVFPGLGLGAIVAKAEVISKGMFAAAAYAVASMSDTSKPGASLLPSIEMLHEVSKYVAIEVAYAAIHEGIARTEIQDVENSIEDAMWKAEYKEIKSVAIKV from the coding sequence ATGAATGTACTTGAGAGTGTACCTGAGGATGTTATTTTAACTACATTAAAAGGAAAAGAAGTTCTCTCCAATCCTTTTTTGAATAAAGGAACAGCTTTTACGAAAGAGGAAAGGGAAGAACTTGGACTTGAAGGTCTGTTACCGCCACAAGTAATAACCCTTGATGAACAAGTTAATAGGGTCTATGAACAATATTCGATGCGGACGACCAATCTATTCAAAAACGGGCTGCTTTATGATTTATATAACCGTAATGTGGTCTTGTTTTATCGTCTTTTGAAAGAACACCTGGCAGAAATGCTCCCAATTATCTACACTCCAACTGTCGGTGATGCAATCCAATCATATTCCCATAGATACCGTCGCTCAGATGGCTTATACCTTTCCATTGATAATCCTGAGGGTATTGAAAAAGCATTTAATAATCTTGGAAAATCCAGTAATGGTATTGATTTAATTGTCGTGACGGACTCTGAAAGCATTCTTGGTATTGGTGACCAAGGGATAGGCGGTATTAATATTGCGATTGGTAAACTTGCAGTGTACACGGCTGCAGCTGGTATTGATCCAACCCGAGTTCTACCAATCGTGTTAGATGTTGGCACGAACAATCAGGCTTTGATTGAAGATCCTATGTATATTGGCAACAAATTCGCACGTGTAAGAGGTGATCGTTATGATCAATTCATTGATTTATTCGTTCAAAATGCAAGAAAATTCTTTCCAGAGGTTCTCATTCACTGGGAGGACCTTGGCAACGTTAATGCGCGAAAAATCTTGGACAAATATGGTGACAAATTCCTTACCTTCAACGATGACATCCAGGGGACAGGTGCAGTTACTCTTGCTGCTATTATGTCTGCTTTGAAAGTAACAGGAGAATCCTTGAAGGACCAGCGCATTATTGTCTTTGGACCAGGGGCTGCCGGCATCGGTAACGCAGACCAAATGGCAGATGCCATGGTTCTAGAAGGATCGACCAGGGAAGAAGCCTTTGATCGTTTCTGGGCTGTAGACTATCGGGGTCTACTAACAGATGAAACACCAGATGTTCTGCACTTCCAGAAGCCTTATGCAAGAAAGGTGGATGAAGTTAAGGACTGGGCTAAGAATGAGGAAGGGATCATTTCATTAATGGAAGTAGTTAAAAGGGTGAAACCAACAATCCTGATTGGTACTTCTGGACAAGCCGGTGCGTTCACTGAAGAAATTATTAAAGAAATGGCCTTGCACGTAGAACGACCTATCATCATGCCTATGTCCAATCCGACTGCATTGACAGAAGCAGTGCCGGAAAACCTGATTAAGTGGACCGATGGCAAGGCTTTAATTGCAACCGGCAGCCCGTTTGCCAATGTAGAATACAAAGGTGTTTCCTATGAAATTGGACAGTCAAATAACGCATTTGTTTTCCCTGGTCTAGGTTTGGGGGCGATTGTTGCAAAAGCTGAAGTGATCTCAAAAGGAATGTTTGCAGCTGCTGCTTATGCGGTTGCAAGTATGTCTGACACAAGTAAACCTGGAGCATCCCTGCTGCCATCTATTGAAATGCTACATGAAGTCTCAAAATACGTAGCTATTGAAGTAGCCTATGCTGCTATACACGAAGGTATTGCAAGAACAGAGATTCAAGATGTTGAAAATTCGATAGAAGATGCTATGTGGAAAGCTGAGTATAAAGAAATTAAGAGTGTAGCTATAAAAGTATAG
- a CDS encoding 2-keto-3-deoxygluconate permease yields MQIPIKKTLDKIPGGLMVVPLFLGVLTNTFFPQFLQIGSFTTALFSKEASSTILACFMFLIGSQINFKLAPKALKKGAILLTGKFIVGAGIGLTVAMLFGPAGILGLSPLAILAALLNANGGLYASLASSYGDETDVGAYALFSLKDGPFFTLVALGASGLASIPFQTLIGVLIPIVIGMILGNIDSEMRKFLGSSKLLLIPFFSFPLGAGMNLSTIIKAGGPGILLGLIAAFTGIGAYVLLKLFKENPIVGLATGSTAGNAVATPAVVAAADPTLAAIAPGATAQVAAACVISAIICPIIVNYVFKMSEKKKANKSIARAS; encoded by the coding sequence ATGCAAATTCCAATTAAGAAAACGCTAGATAAAATTCCAGGTGGTCTGATGGTTGTTCCACTTTTTTTAGGAGTATTGACGAATACCTTTTTCCCGCAATTTTTACAAATAGGCAGTTTTACAACTGCATTATTTAGTAAAGAGGCATCATCTACCATTTTGGCATGTTTTATGTTTTTAATTGGTTCACAAATTAATTTCAAATTAGCACCGAAGGCATTAAAAAAAGGTGCAATATTATTAACTGGAAAATTTATAGTGGGTGCAGGTATAGGTTTAACTGTAGCAATGCTTTTTGGGCCAGCCGGAATATTAGGCTTATCACCATTAGCTATCCTAGCAGCGTTATTGAATGCAAATGGTGGATTATATGCATCGCTTGCTTCATCATATGGTGACGAAACCGATGTAGGCGCATATGCTTTATTTTCTTTAAAAGATGGTCCATTTTTCACATTAGTTGCATTAGGTGCATCTGGTCTTGCCTCAATTCCTTTTCAAACACTTATTGGAGTATTAATTCCAATCGTAATAGGAATGATTTTAGGAAATATTGATTCTGAAATGAGAAAGTTCCTTGGAAGCAGTAAATTATTATTAATCCCATTCTTCTCATTCCCATTAGGTGCAGGAATGAATCTTTCAACAATTATAAAAGCGGGAGGTCCTGGCATATTACTAGGATTAATAGCTGCATTTACTGGAATTGGAGCTTATGTACTATTAAAGTTATTTAAAGAAAATCCTATCGTTGGTTTAGCAACAGGTTCAACTGCAGGGAATGCTGTAGCTACACCAGCTGTTGTTGCAGCAGCAGATCCAACCTTAGCTGCAATTGCACCAGGAGCTACTGCGCAAGTTGCAGCAGCATGTGTGATATCTGCAATAATCTGTCCTATTATTGTTAATTATGTATTTAAAATGTCCGAAAAGAAAAAAGCTAATAAATCAATTGCAAGAGCATCATGA
- a CDS encoding immunoglobulin-like domain-containing protein — translation MKYRKRVLKKMSYMAVFGLVMSNMNFVFAEENSGKNPFLAKESEPKSGIFVTNGKGSLNTANLSQKDLDALNEKGKKSIEAAIKRDQKKKLADMAKLSNMEAHKPEEKVSVIVQLKGQTVSELTSANHVGVNKMSLSNAAISVQEDIKTTKNKIISELSNSKTKSSNKLEFKHEFKNIFKGFSIDNIKFEDLDYIRSLPDVQAVTLQQTFTPAVNQQHDLTGIKNLWNGSSLGKPIGYKGEGMVIAVVDTGVDYTHEAFPDPKDMSKARIKKGKFKRLDGTTSLKVIDGYNWADQNDDTIPRVEDPNNATSSHGVHVAGIAAGSGPVIQGVAPEAQIIAEKVFSDYQAGALTEDIIKGIDHASALGADVINMSLGSSSSFDTRDPNDPLGIAIRNATDEGHVVVVAAGNASNAYSDRSGGLGETIKIGQTPDLNKIGNPGVYPDSFTVAAANNIVSKHTYIFHTDEVDNDISGEGLDDWNWPADKNKEYSLVSIGKDSSGKERIGVPSDYDGLDVTGKIVLIKRGTISFAEKVANAKQKGAAGVIVYNGSSSQPVPEPQGFGSIPFSLISYDDGKALDDILSCGGGDGPVIGPLSTCGGGPVIGPLDATTQKSIKFKITDEKVSSAFAESNPGQPTDFTSWGTTSDLLLKPEVMAPGHAIVSSVRTADTNKHNAYESEDGTSMAAPYVAGAVADVMQALIDKGFKPGTRAFAGLSKNLIMNTSIPAKRDYVNSNNSIDRSDYMTEYQPRRQGAGMIRPDLAVKTPVVVTSSTGTGSISLKEIGKDTTFTLTASNLSDKAVTYKLNGNVMTDVLKDELKTNSDNIRSRYLDDAKLLFDLKEITIPANSTKRVTVTLSLTDATVKNTFVEGYIYLTPTDSNNPTLNVPYNGFYGKWDEPKIIDTPDTTDVWTQSGFGTQLAIQTGPFYFGYEEVFGKPHTPAQIALGDKYYAFGPQFSPVPALALLRSARNIKIDVVDKEHNLVTHLADEEWNVKNDPYSGGLPSQVSENWVWYAYNQGLPVPDGQYYFAVTATADAPNAKPQPTVYIPMYKDATAPKLNLLRSADYDEKTHPEVTNKDSYTVRWTMDDGDAGDVDGSVYLAVNGSEPFTTYKSDVKHNADGTYELKVPGLNEGRNIITIAPIDKVGNFGEYHTVIVNKTSNHVWIDMYSATLGDNIPSMYWTANVKPGDNFSLNFNAVGRTGAVKKIQAVLLKDYYENNTIVGDPIDLDLNQVMTEKPAYGDYSEYSIKGQYTVPNDLPAGEYVVKYVCLADGEHWNDAEIPAIGIETFVDTVAPTISVNANKMKAFVEKSGDPVSLMLNTTVKDEIANSRGYKVEVAVDGGTKKSMGSITTLDRSEQTFRYPVVLANGDHSIELTTTDYMGNANTITFDVSVAADKVIVKNSETDTELPIEVVPYKDASRNSEIKLQYNKTYHVESFDPWVGGYLVTPYGNNKTWSANPDLAPILLVGNQQRKAATSYYPNAIPEWDLPLGDVYAFNGPVGYNDPGSIPEGESTFPVTMIDYLGHETTIQVPVIKNPYIPKVKFDNAIIDSTGTATFFTYDSTYEVKGSITAVGMNFYAEWVDWNRRVAGEDNFYKNLFDPTSEWRSGPYDDGLNEETGGNIPKEYNNEPGVKSFSMPTGELKPGANFFEIDGGSTIGVNPSHPFAGNHPLVFNVVVYRLGAAEAADQLQATKAAEQLNWDKIKGGNTEQTNVMTNLVLASYDKNNQAEISWESSDPNIITNDGKVYRVDKDTNITLTATVTVGAATAVKTFNLKVNAKTQNDSQAVAEDSSSITWDVIRAGNTEQGDVSQSLSLPTRGSNGSVITWTSDDQKHITNQGRVYLPLFDENDAHVELVAKFTRNSSTFYKTFHLTVLRDTQHADRTKVLRVYQGLTTDKLLGENTSDLDVTKDLTFPTTFGKDGVEIRWESDMPDVIANDGKVTRSAQNQYIAVFAYIKLGDARLGKTFYFFVRSQDNNDEPAVLAAKSSVVWNLIKNDNTDQNSVTSNLNLLTKGTNGTTISWSSSNPSFIKNDGTVTRPKFELGNRPVTLTATIKKGNASTTREFYLTILRQNYEEPPVSTINTIDDNDTSISGTTLANANIIVKNKELVVGTGKTNADGKFVIKISPQKAGTVLTVYVQGLQSKSVIVLDRTAPNAPRIYPVDDNDTSISGSTEANASITISVQNKVLATGKADSKGVYRIKISKQKAGTALIAYANDQAGNTSAASIVTVLDRTAPNAPRINQIDNNDTSISGTSEANVSIIVKNQNKIIATGKADTKGVYRLKVSKQKAGTILTVYAKDSAGNQSAASKTKVLDRTAPNTPVISSLSVSSKYGVEIKGKAEAYSTIVVTIGNKAVAKAKVSSKGTFYVKLPKQSKGTKTITLYAIDQAGNKSHSIKRTIKFK, via the coding sequence ATGAAGTATAGAAAAAGAGTGTTGAAAAAAATGTCGTATATGGCGGTCTTCGGCCTAGTCATGTCAAACATGAATTTTGTATTTGCTGAGGAAAATAGTGGGAAAAATCCATTTTTAGCCAAAGAATCCGAACCAAAATCTGGAATATTTGTTACGAATGGTAAAGGAAGCTTGAATACAGCTAATTTGTCTCAAAAAGATCTAGATGCCTTGAATGAGAAGGGTAAAAAAAGCATTGAGGCCGCAATTAAAAGGGATCAGAAAAAGAAACTAGCAGATATGGCGAAATTGTCGAATATGGAAGCTCATAAGCCAGAAGAGAAGGTTTCGGTCATTGTTCAGCTTAAAGGTCAAACAGTTTCTGAGTTAACTTCAGCTAATCATGTTGGAGTTAATAAAATGTCTTTAAGCAATGCTGCAATTAGTGTTCAAGAAGATATTAAAACGACAAAAAACAAAATCATAAGTGAGTTATCAAATAGTAAAACGAAGAGTAGTAATAAACTAGAATTTAAGCACGAATTTAAAAATATATTTAAAGGATTTAGTATCGATAATATCAAATTTGAAGATCTAGATTACATTAGATCATTACCAGATGTACAAGCTGTTACACTACAACAAACATTTACACCAGCTGTTAATCAGCAGCATGATTTGACAGGAATTAAAAATCTTTGGAATGGTTCTTCTTTAGGAAAACCGATTGGTTATAAAGGGGAAGGGATGGTCATTGCAGTAGTTGATACCGGCGTTGACTATACGCATGAAGCATTCCCAGATCCGAAAGATATGAGTAAAGCAAGAATTAAAAAGGGGAAATTTAAACGCCTAGATGGCACAACTTCACTAAAAGTAATAGACGGCTACAATTGGGCTGATCAAAATGATGACACTATCCCACGAGTGGAAGATCCAAATAATGCAACAAGCTCACATGGTGTACACGTGGCAGGGATTGCAGCTGGATCTGGTCCTGTTATACAAGGCGTTGCGCCAGAAGCACAAATTATTGCCGAAAAAGTGTTCTCTGACTATCAAGCTGGTGCATTAACAGAAGATATTATTAAAGGTATCGACCATGCTTCTGCATTAGGAGCAGATGTAATTAATATGAGTTTAGGCTCATCTTCTTCTTTCGATACAAGAGATCCTAACGATCCATTAGGAATTGCGATTCGAAATGCAACAGATGAGGGACATGTTGTCGTTGTTGCGGCTGGAAATGCATCTAATGCATACTCAGATCGATCTGGTGGTCTTGGTGAAACAATAAAAATTGGACAAACTCCTGATTTAAATAAGATTGGTAATCCAGGTGTTTATCCAGATTCATTTACAGTTGCAGCTGCAAATAATATTGTATCAAAACATACGTATATATTTCATACAGATGAAGTTGATAATGATATTTCTGGGGAAGGTCTCGATGACTGGAATTGGCCAGCAGACAAAAATAAAGAGTATTCTTTAGTTTCGATAGGAAAAGACAGTAGTGGAAAAGAACGTATTGGCGTACCATCAGATTACGATGGATTAGATGTGACAGGTAAGATCGTTTTAATCAAGCGCGGAACAATCAGTTTCGCAGAAAAGGTAGCAAATGCGAAACAAAAAGGTGCTGCTGGAGTAATTGTTTATAACGGAAGTTCTTCTCAACCAGTACCAGAACCTCAAGGATTTGGATCGATTCCGTTTTCATTAATTAGTTATGATGATGGAAAGGCATTAGACGATATACTTTCATGTGGTGGCGGTGATGGTCCAGTAATTGGTCCACTTAGCACTTGTGGAGGTGGCCCTGTTATTGGACCATTAGATGCAACAACTCAGAAGTCAATCAAGTTTAAAATTACTGATGAGAAAGTAAGCTCAGCATTCGCTGAATCAAACCCAGGGCAACCAACCGATTTCACATCTTGGGGGACAACGAGTGATTTATTATTAAAACCAGAAGTAATGGCTCCTGGTCATGCGATTGTATCATCAGTTAGAACTGCTGATACGAATAAACACAATGCTTATGAGAGCGAAGATGGAACTTCTATGGCGGCTCCATATGTGGCAGGTGCAGTTGCAGATGTAATGCAAGCTTTAATTGATAAAGGATTTAAACCGGGAACAAGAGCTTTTGCGGGTTTATCGAAGAATTTAATTATGAATACATCGATTCCAGCAAAAAGAGATTATGTTAATAGTAATAATTCAATTGACCGTAGTGACTATATGACTGAATATCAGCCTAGAAGACAGGGCGCAGGGATGATTCGCCCAGACCTTGCTGTAAAAACTCCTGTGGTTGTTACTAGCTCAACTGGTACTGGTAGTATTAGTTTGAAAGAAATAGGCAAAGATACAACATTTACACTAACTGCTTCAAATCTTTCAGATAAAGCTGTAACTTACAAATTAAATGGAAATGTGATGACGGATGTTTTAAAAGACGAGCTTAAGACAAATTCGGATAATATTCGTAGCCGATATTTAGATGATGCAAAATTATTATTTGATTTAAAAGAAATTACAATTCCAGCAAATTCAACTAAGCGAGTAACTGTTACTTTATCTTTAACAGATGCTACAGTAAAAAATACATTTGTTGAGGGCTATATTTATTTAACACCGACAGATTCAAATAACCCAACATTGAACGTTCCATATAATGGTTTTTACGGGAAATGGGATGAGCCAAAAATCATCGATACACCAGATACTACAGATGTGTGGACTCAGTCAGGATTTGGGACACAATTAGCCATTCAAACAGGTCCTTTTTATTTTGGGTACGAGGAGGTATTCGGTAAACCACATACACCGGCTCAAATCGCTTTAGGTGACAAGTATTATGCTTTTGGTCCTCAATTTTCGCCAGTACCTGCGCTTGCTTTACTTCGAAGCGCACGAAACATAAAAATAGATGTTGTTGATAAAGAACATAATCTTGTGACTCATTTGGCAGATGAAGAATGGAATGTCAAAAATGATCCATATTCAGGTGGCTTACCTTCTCAGGTTTCAGAAAACTGGGTTTGGTATGCATATAATCAAGGACTACCTGTTCCTGATGGTCAGTATTACTTTGCGGTTACGGCAACAGCAGATGCACCAAATGCAAAACCGCAACCGACAGTTTATATTCCTATGTATAAGGATGCTACAGCACCGAAATTAAATTTATTAAGATCTGCTGACTATGATGAAAAAACACATCCAGAAGTGACGAATAAAGATAGCTATACTGTGCGCTGGACGATGGATGATGGAGATGCTGGTGATGTTGACGGTAGTGTATATCTAGCCGTAAATGGAAGCGAGCCATTTACTACTTATAAATCAGATGTAAAGCATAATGCAGATGGCACATATGAATTAAAAGTACCTGGATTAAATGAAGGACGAAACATCATCACTATTGCTCCAATTGATAAAGTTGGAAATTTTGGTGAATATCATACCGTTATCGTTAATAAAACAAGTAATCATGTTTGGATTGATATGTATTCAGCTACTTTAGGCGACAACATTCCTAGTATGTACTGGACTGCTAACGTAAAACCTGGCGATAATTTTAGTTTGAACTTTAATGCAGTTGGACGAACAGGTGCTGTGAAAAAAATTCAAGCGGTCCTTTTAAAAGATTATTACGAGAATAATACGATTGTTGGAGATCCAATCGATCTTGATCTAAATCAAGTGATGACGGAAAAACCAGCATATGGAGACTACAGTGAGTATTCGATTAAAGGACAATATACCGTTCCAAACGATTTACCTGCAGGAGAGTATGTTGTGAAGTATGTATGTTTAGCTGATGGTGAACATTGGAATGATGCAGAAATTCCAGCTATTGGTATCGAGACATTTGTAGATACAGTGGCACCAACGATTTCAGTGAATGCGAATAAAATGAAAGCATTCGTAGAAAAAAGCGGGGATCCTGTTTCTCTAATGTTAAATACGACAGTGAAAGATGAAATAGCAAATTCAAGAGGCTATAAAGTAGAAGTTGCTGTTGATGGTGGAACTAAAAAATCAATGGGCAGTATAACAACTTTAGATAGATCTGAACAAACGTTCCGATATCCAGTTGTGTTAGCAAATGGTGATCACTCAATCGAATTGACAACTACCGATTATATGGGAAATGCAAACACGATTACGTTTGATGTAAGTGTTGCAGCCGATAAAGTAATTGTAAAAAATAGTGAAACAGACACTGAACTTCCGATTGAGGTTGTTCCATATAAAGATGCAAGTAGAAATTCAGAAATAAAACTTCAATACAATAAGACTTACCATGTAGAAAGTTTCGATCCATGGGTTGGAGGCTATCTTGTAACGCCTTATGGAAATAATAAAACATGGTCAGCGAATCCGGATTTAGCACCAATTTTATTAGTTGGAAATCAACAAAGAAAAGCAGCAACATCTTATTACCCTAATGCTATACCAGAGTGGGACTTGCCCTTAGGAGATGTATATGCCTTTAATGGTCCTGTTGGCTATAATGATCCGGGCAGCATACCAGAAGGTGAAAGTACGTTCCCGGTAACGATGATTGACTATTTAGGTCACGAGACAACGATTCAAGTACCTGTTATCAAAAATCCGTATATCCCAAAAGTGAAATTTGATAACGCGATTATTGATTCAACAGGTACAGCAACATTCTTTACTTATGATTCAACGTATGAAGTAAAAGGGTCGATAACTGCGGTTGGCATGAATTTCTACGCTGAATGGGTTGATTGGAATCGAAGAGTAGCGGGAGAAGATAATTTCTATAAAAATTTATTTGATCCAACATCAGAATGGAGAAGTGGTCCATATGACGATGGGTTAAACGAAGAAACTGGCGGAAATATTCCAAAAGAATATAACAATGAACCTGGTGTGAAATCATTCAGTATGCCAACGGGTGAGTTAAAACCTGGCGCAAACTTTTTTGAAATAGATGGTGGAAGTACAATTGGTGTGAATCCTAGTCACCCATTTGCAGGGAACCATCCATTAGTTTTCAATGTGGTAGTCTATCGTCTTGGTGCTGCAGAAGCTGCTGATCAACTTCAAGCAACAAAAGCAGCGGAACAGTTGAATTGGGACAAGATAAAAGGTGGTAACACAGAGCAAACGAATGTAATGACTAATTTAGTGCTAGCTTCCTATGATAAAAATAATCAAGCAGAAATTAGCTGGGAAAGCAGTGATCCGAACATCATCACAAACGATGGGAAGGTATATCGAGTAGATAAAGATACGAATATCACACTAACAGCTACTGTAACTGTAGGTGCTGCTACTGCTGTTAAGACGTTCAACCTAAAAGTGAATGCCAAAACTCAAAATGATTCACAGGCTGTTGCTGAAGATTCTTCATCAATTACTTGGGATGTTATTCGAGCAGGTAATACAGAACAAGGTGATGTATCACAATCTTTATCATTACCAACTAGAGGATCAAATGGTTCAGTAATTACATGGACTTCTGATGATCAAAAGCATATTACAAATCAAGGGCGCGTGTACCTACCTTTATTTGACGAAAATGATGCACACGTGGAGCTTGTTGCAAAATTCACACGAAACAGCAGTACATTCTATAAAACTTTCCATCTAACGGTTTTAAGAGATACACAACACGCAGATCGAACAAAGGTACTACGTGTGTATCAAGGGTTAACAACTGACAAATTACTTGGCGAAAACACAAGCGATTTGGACGTCACAAAGGATTTAACGTTCCCGACAACTTTTGGAAAAGACGGTGTCGAAATTAGATGGGAATCGGACATGCCAGATGTGATTGCAAATGACGGGAAAGTGACAAGATCTGCTCAAAACCAGTACATTGCAGTATTCGCCTATATCAAATTAGGTGATGCTAGACTTGGAAAAACGTTTTATTTCTTTGTAAGAAGTCAAGATAATAATGACGAACCAGCCGTTTTGGCAGCAAAATCATCAGTCGTTTGGAATTTAATTAAGAACGATAATACAGATCAAAATTCTGTAACATCTAACTTGAATTTACTAACAAAAGGGACGAATGGTACAACAATTAGTTGGTCTTCAAGTAATCCTTCTTTCATAAAAAATGATGGTACAGTAACAAGACCTAAATTTGAGCTTGGTAATCGTCCTGTTACGTTAACTGCAACTATTAAGAAAGGAAATGCGAGCACGACGAGAGAATTTTATCTGACAATATTAAGACAAAATTACGAAGAACCACCAGTATCAACAATCAACACAATTGATGACAATGACACAAGTATTTCAGGAACTACGCTAGCTAATGCAAATATTATTGTGAAGAATAAAGAACTTGTAGTAGGAACTGGAAAAACAAATGCCGATGGAAAATTTGTCATAAAGATTAGCCCACAAAAAGCTGGCACAGTTTTAACTGTATATGTCCAAGGTCTACAAAGTAAATCAGTAATCGTATTAGATCGTACGGCTCCGAATGCACCAAGGATCTATCCAGTTGATGACAATGATACATCAATATCAGGTAGTACCGAAGCAAACGCATCGATTACGATAAGCGTACAAAATAAAGTACTAGCAACAGGAAAAGCAGATTCAAAAGGGGTATATCGAATTAAAATAAGTAAACAAAAAGCTGGTACAGCATTAATCGCATATGCAAATGATCAAGCGGGAAATACAAGCGCAGCATCAATTGTGACAGTATTAGACCGTACGGCACCTAATGCACCAAGGATTAATCAGATTGATAACAACGATACATCAATATCTGGTACGAGCGAAGCAAACGTATCTATTATTGTTAAAAATCAAAACAAGATAATTGCAACTGGAAAAGCAGATACAAAGGGAGTATATCGTTTAAAGGTAAGTAAACAAAAAGCAGGCACAATTCTAACAGTCTATGCAAAAGACAGTGCAGGAAATCAGAGCGCTGCATCTAAAACAAAAGTGTTAGACCGTACAGCTCCAAATACACCGGTCATCTCAAGCTTGAGTGTAAGTTCCAAATATGGTGTGGAAATTAAAGGTAAAGCAGAAGCTTATTCAACAATTGTTGTAACAATAGGGAATAAAGCTGTTGCAAAAGCAAAAGTATCAAGTAAGGGTACATTTTATGTGAAATTACCAAAACAAAGTAAAGGTACAAAAACTATTACCCTATACGCAATTGATCAAGCCGGAAATAAAAGTCATTCTATAAAACGAACTATAAAATTTAAGTAA